The DNA segment CAGTTTGAAGACTCCGGGGGTAGTTTGGCGGGGGCGGCCTATTTGGTGCTGGGTCCTGTGTCTGGTGGAACGAGTAGCCTTTCTACTGCCGATGCCAAGCTTGTTGGCGAGGCGTCTGGTGATTGGGCGGGTTGTTCTGTCTCTGGCGCTGGCGACGTGAACAACGATGGATACGATGACCTCTTGGTTGGGGCTAGGTATGAGGGCTCTGGAGGGAGTGATGCCGGAGCGGCCTATTTGGTGCTGGGTCCTGTGACTAGTGGAACGACCAGCCTTTCTTCTGCCGATGCCAAGCTTGTTGGGGAGGCGTCCTATGATAATGCAGGAAGCGCTGTTGCAGGGGCAGGAGACGTGGACAATGACGGTTACGATGACCTCTTGGTTGGGGCCATCGGTGAGTCCGGCGGCGCATGGGCAGGAGCCGCCTATCTCATTTTAGGTGGGGAATGATAACCACACATCAAAGCGCCTTGCACCTTGACACTGCGGGGCAAATCGGATAATCGGGTTCAACTTTATGGCCACTCACGCCTCCGCCCTCAAACGTCAGCGCCAGAACGAAAAACGGCGCGCCCGCAACCGGACGGTCAAGTCGGCGCTGAAGAGTTTGATCAAGCAGGTAAAAAGCGCGAAAAGCAAGGCAAACGCCGCCCCCCATCTTCAGTCAGCGATCAGCCGTTTAAGCAAGGCGGCCCAAAAAGGAATCATCCACAAAAACAACGCCAGCCGTCACATCTCCCGCCTGACGCAGTTTGTAAACCATCTGTCTTAAACCGCTAGACTTACATTTTCCCCATGATATGAACGGTTCCGGAAAAAATGACGGACCATCTTGTCGAAATGAAGGAGGCCGGAAGGCGGTTCGGCCGAAGCTGGGTCCTCTCCCGCTGTAACCTGAAAATAGGCCGGGGGGAGTCGGTCGCCCTCTTCGGCAACAACGGCTCGGGCAAATCGACCCTCCTTAAAATGGTCGCCACCCTTTTGGCCCCCACAACGGGCACAATCACGGTGGCCGGGCACGACACGCAAAAAGAGAAAAGGGAAATCCGCCCCCGCATTCGCTATCTCGCGCACGAAAAACAGCTCTACGAACCGCTGACAGTGATGGAAAATCTGCGGTTGACCGCTTCTCTTCGCGGTGTGGATCGACCATTGGAAACTGTTTTGCAACGCGTTGGGATCGATCGATTCAAAAACTATAAGGTCGAAGAACTCTCTGAGGGAACGCGAAAACGGCTCATGCTGGCCAGATTACTGTTGGGTGAGGCCGATTTGATTCTTCTGGATGAGCCGCGGAAGGAAATCTTGAACGAAATAATCCGCGGATGGAAAAAAGAGGGAAAAACAGTCATCCTCGCCAGCCACGACCACGAACAGGCCCTCTCGCATGCCGACCGGCTGGTTATTTTGAAAGACGGAACGATCGATTATGACGGAAAACCGAAATAAAAATGATCACTTGAATTAGACGAGCGGGTGACGCCTGCGGGAAGGGTTCCCAAGCCGCGCCGCCAGTGGCGGATGAAGCGGCTTGGGAGCCCATGCAACTTTCCGCCCCCACCTCACTCGAACCAGTGGCGTTCGGTGGGGTCCCCCCCGAACGAGCCGCAGTCGTGCTCCTTCACGACGAGGACGAGAGAGGGAGAACCGCAGGCGGCAGGACCCGCGAGAGTTGAGATCAAATGATACAGTTCATCCGACAAATTGCCGCCATTCTCAAAAAAGACCTTCGGACCGAACTCCGCGAGGCCGATCATATCCTCTCGGTCGTCCTCTTTGGCTTTGTATTGTTTGTCCTCTTCAGTTTTGCCTTGAGCATCGAGCCGGAACTGATGCGCAAGATGGCCCCCGGCCTTTTCTGGCTTGCCGTCTTTTTTTCCTCCGTGCTCACACTGGAACGCTCCTTTCAACGCGAGGTGGAGGATGGACAGTGGGAGGGGCTTCTCCTTGCGGGAGGGGATGTCCGGGCCCTCTACCTCGGCAAAATGCTCTCGAACCTGGCGCTGGTGCTGGCGCTCCAAATCATTCTTCTCCCCCTCATGGGAATCCTCTTTGATTTGTCTCTCTCATGGTCGCTGTTGGGAGTTATCCTTTTGGGGAGCCTCGGCATTTCCACACTGGGAACCTGCTACGCGGGGCTTACGGTGAGCCTTAAGGGGGGACAGGCCTTGTTGCCGATTCTTTTGTTTCCCATGCTGATCCCGCTCCTTTTGGCCGCGACGGAAACAACCCGGTTTATTCTGGCCCATGACCTGTTCGACCAGCAGATGGTCTGGATCAAACTGCTCATATTGTTTGACACGATCTTTCTTTTGGGGGCATTGTTGAACGCCGAAAATTTTTTTGATCGATGAAAAAACTGATCGCCATTTTTCTGATTTTCTTCCTTGCCTTTGCCCAGTACCGCGGTCTTTTTGTGGCGCCGCCGGATAGCATGATGGGGGAGGTCTACCGCATTTTGTATGTTCATGTCCCGGCGGCCTGGAACGCCTTTATCTTTCTTTTCGTCTCGTTTGCCGGTTCGGTGCTTTATCTCATCCGCAAAAAGGAAAGATGGGACCGGCTGGCCGCCAGTTCTGCTGAAATCGGCCTTGTCTTGACGGGCCTCGCCCTTCTGCTCGGCTCCACTTGGGGACGGCCGACATGGGGGGTCTGGTGGACGTGGGATCCGCGGCTTACCACCACCGCGCTCCTGTTTGTGCTCTACGCCGGCTATCATATATTAAGGAAGCTGATCGCCGACCCTTTACGGCGGGCCAAAATGTCGGCCGGCGTGGGGGTCCTCATCTTCCTGAACGTCCCTCTGGTTTATTTTTCGGTAAAGTGGTGGCGGAGCCTTCATCAGGTGCAGTCGAGCCCGCAGACGATGGATCCCTCGATGGTTTTGCCGCTTCGCCTCAATGCGCTGGCCATTTTGGGGATCGGGCTTTTGTTTTTGTTTATCCGAATGAACTTGGCCAAACGCAAGGCCGCCATCGATGAAAAAGAGGCCTTGCCGCCGGGTGGAGGCACATCATGATTCAAGGAGGATGGGAATACGTAGTGGCCGCTTACACGATCACTTGGGTGGTGTTGGGGGGCTATGCCCTGTCGCTCTGGGTCAGACACCGCCGGCTTTTGAAAAAAGAATGAAAACAATTCTTACTCTTCTTGCCGTTGTCATCATCCTGGCGGGGCTGGGCTATCTCCTCCGCGGCGGCATTGAAAAAAATATTGTCTATTTTGTCACCCCGTCCGAGCTTGCGGCCAAAGGCCCGCGGGCCGTGGGCAATCCGGTACGCCTAGGGGGGATGGTGGAGAAGGGGAGCATCCAAACAAATGCGGGAATCACCACCTTCCGGCTTGCCGACGAGCATCATGTTATTCCGGTCGTGACGACAAAAACCCCTCCGCAGATGTTCCAGGAAGGAATCGGCGCCGTGGTGGAAGGGGCCCTCAAGGCCGACGGCCAATTTGAGGCGGACCGTTTGATGGTCAAGCACGGGAATGAATACCGTCCCCCCAAAGAAGGGGAAATGCCGCAGGAAATTTATCGTCAGCTGAAACAGGAAAATCCGTAATCGATGTCTCCCATGAGCTTTTATCCAAATTTCACAGCGACTCAAAAAAACCTCAAAAACTGCCCGACTTCAGGTAGCCCAAAGGCCCGGATGATGGACCAAACCTGTCTGCCGGCAGGCAGGTCCGGGAATCTTTGATTGAGTTTTATCCCGTGAAATTATACGGTTGCGGATCTCAAAATTTTAATGAGTGGAAGGAAATAGTGAATACCACTCATTGGAGATAAAGATGACATCCAAAGACGACCTTATTCGGAAATATAAAGAATACAAAGATGAGCACCAAGTGATTCCAAAGTATCACGACTTTTGCAAGTTTGCCGCTTCAACAGGAAGTCGGTTACGGTGATCACCGACAATGGCGGGCACTGGAATGTAGCGCCAACATTGATTGAGTTGGCGCAGTCAAAGGATTCGGAAGAAACAGGGGAACTGCCCCAGTTGAAGCTTTTGAAATAGAACAAGAACAGATGTCAAGAAGTCAAACCATGACTGAACACCAAACCATCGAATGGAAAGAATCCTGGCGGGAGTATCTCAATTAGGGGATTGTTATGAAACCAAAAAAACAACCCAAATCGCGAAGCATTGTGCCTGACAGAGAAACGGCCCTCTATAAACGCATACGCGATCTGATAATCACTGCCCGAAAAACAGTTGTCCGTGGCATTGATCTCGTACAGGTACACACCAACTTTGAAATAGGGCGGCATATTGTGGCGCATGAGCAGCAGGGAAAGTCACGTGCCGCATATGGCAAGGAGGTGCTAAAGAGACTGGCTCAAAAGCTGATGATCGAGTTTGGCCGCGGTTTTTCCAAGAGCAATCTGGAGTATATGCGTCGTTTCTTTCTTGCCTATCAGGAACGCGCGCAAATTACCCAGACCAAAACTGGGCAATCAGCGATTACTCTGTGCAGTGAATACAACATTGCCCAGTTTGAAACTGGGCAATTAGTCCCACCCTCGTCAAAACAAAGCCCCTTCTGTCTAAGCTGGACCCATTACGTTTTTTTGTTGGGCATTAAGAACCCGGATGAGCGCAGTTTTTACGAAATCGAGGCAGAAAATCAAGGCTGGAATCTCAAGGAATTAAAACGACAATTCAACAGCAGTCTGTATGAACGCCTTGCCTTAAGTCGTGACAAGGCGGGAATCCAAAAACTGGCGCAAAAAGGCCAGTTGGTAGAAAAACCGGAGGACTTTCTCAAAGAGCCCCTTGTTCTGGAGTTTCTTGGTTTGGACGAGCAGGTCCGCTATTCCGAATCCGACCTTGAATCGGCCATTATTAGCCAGATTGAACATTTTCTTCTGGAACTGGGAAAAGGATTTCTTTTCGAATCCAGGCAACGACGCTTCACTTTTGACGAAGAACACTTTTTTGTGGATCTCGTTTTTTACAATCGCCTCTTGCGTTGCTATGTGATTGTCGATCTCAAAATCGGCAAACTTACCCATCAGGATCTCGGCCAAATGCAGATGTATGTGAACTATTTCGACCGCTTCGTAAAGACGAAGGCGGAACACTCCACCATCGGTATTGTGCTCTGTAAAAAAAAGAAGGATGCCATCGTAAAAATAACATTACCTAAAGACGCCAATATCCACGCTAAAGAATACCAGCTCTACCTGCCATCGAAGGAGGAATTGAAGAAGAAATTGTTAGAATGGATTGATGAGGAAAAATGATGATGAATTCAGAAATTATCATGAGCCCCGTCATTTATATCGGCAATATCTCCATCGCGCTGGCCATCGGCCTCTCCCTCTTCGGCATCATTGTCTATTATACCGCTCGCCGGATTGACTCCTCCAATTCCGCCGCACTGGGACGGGCCGCCATCTACGGAAATTTTGTCCTGATGACGGTCGCCAACCTGGCGATGGTTTACGCCCTCCTCTCGGACGATTTTGGGGTGAGCTACGTCGCCCACGTCGGCGCCCGCGAAACCCCGCGATGGGTCTCCGCCATCTCCCTCTGGAGTTCGCTTGAAGGGTCGATCCTGTTTTGGGGTTTTTTGTTGTCGGCCTATTCGGCCGTTTGCGTCTACCTCTACCGCGAAAAAGAGGAAAAACTTTTGTGCTGGACAGGGCTGACGCTCCTTGCCGTTCAACTCTTTTTTTATCTCCTCCTTGCCTTTCCGGCCAATCCATTCGGGACTGTTTTTCCCGTTCCCGAAAACGGTCCCGGCCCGAATCCCCTTTTGCAAAACCACTGGCTCATGGCCATTCATCCTCCCTGCCTCTACATGGGCTATATCGGCTTTACCATTCCCTTTGCCTTCGCCATTGCCGCCCTTCTGGAAAAAGATTTATCGGGCGCCTGGCTTCCGCTGACCCGCAAATGGACCCTTTTTGCCTGGTCATTTCAGTCGCTGGCAATCATGCTGGGGGCCTGGTGATCCTATGCCGTTTTGGGATGGGGGGGCTACTGGGCGTGGGATCCGGTGGAGAACGCAAGCCTCCTTCCATGGTTGACCGGCACCGCCCTTGTTCATTCCGTAATGGTCCAGGAAAAACGGAAACTGCTCCCGGTCTGGAATCTGACTTTGGCCATTGTCACCTTTCTTCTCACCCTTCTGGGGACTTTTCTTACCCGAAGCGGGGTGCTGGATAGCGTTCATTCTTTCACCGAATCGGCCATCGGCCCCTGGTTTTTGATTTTTACCGGCGCCGTGCTGGCTATTTCCGTCGGTCTTCTTTTGTGGCGGGCCCCCTTTTTCAAACCTGCCGGCCGCCAGTCGGGCTCCAGCCGCTTTGAAAATCTCTTGAGCCTCGAGGTTCTCTTTCTTTTCAACAATCTTCTTTTTGTGAGCTTCTGTTTTGTTGTGTTTCTGGGAACCTGGTATCCCCTTGTGGTGGAGGCTCTGCAGGGAAAACGGATTTCCGTCGGCCAACCCTACTTCAACCAGATGTCGGTCCCCATCACCTGCATGATCCTTTTGGTACTCGGCATCGGTCTTCTTACCCCATGGCGAAAAGGGGACCCAAAAAAGATTCGCACCTCGGCCAAACTCCCCGCCCTCTTGTCGGCGGTTGTGACCCTTGTCGCCTGGATTCTGGGGGCCCGTTCCCCGTTGATTGCCGGAATGATCGGACTTTGCGGATTCGCCTTTTTCGTGATGTTGCTGGAGGTCATCCGCCTTTCCAAAACCCGTTCCCCTTTGGCGCTTCTTGTCGATAACCCCCGGCGCTACGGCGGCTTCGTTTCCCACCTGGGGGCCCTGATGGTGGTGATCGGCGTGGCCTTTTCCGCCATTTATGAAACAGACAGGGAGATCACCCTCAAAAAAGGGGAATCAGCCGCCGTCGGAAATTATGAACTCGTTTTTGAGGAGGTGGTCAGCCGGGATACGCCGCAGAGATACGAGGTGAGGGCAAGGGTGGATGTGACACACAACGGAAAAATAAAGAGGGTGATGACCCCGCAGATGAATTACTACCCCAACTCCCGTGAACCGGTCGCCACGCCGGCCATCCGTTCCAACCTCTTGCGGGATATCTATCTGACCCTGATTCAGGTGGAGGAAAACGGCTCGCGGGCCTCGCTCCGGGTCATCATCGCGCCGGGGGTTTCGTGGATCTGGATCGGCGGATTTGTGGTGATGCTGGGGGGATTGCTGGCGCTCTCTTTCGGGAGAAAAAAGGTGTAATGAAAAAACTTATCCTCTTTGTTGTCCTCGTAGCTCCAATCGTGGCGCTCCTTTATTTCAGCCTCACCCGCGACCCGCGCGAGCTCCCCTCCGCACTCATCGGCAAACCGGCGCCCGATTTTTTGTTGTCCGATCTCGACGGAAAAAGGGTAGCCCTCTCGTCGCTCAAGGGAAAACCCGTCATTCTGAACTTTTGGTCCACCTGGTGCGGCCCCTGTCTGGGGGAACATCGCCTGATCCGCCAGGCCGCCAGGGCCATGGAGCCCAAGGGGATGCTCTTCTACTCCATTCTCTACGAAGACACCCCGGAAAACGCCAAACAGTTTATCGCCCGGTACGGCAAGGCGGCCCCCGTCCTGCTCGATCCGGAATTAAGAACAGCCGTCGATTACGGCGTCGCCGGCGTTCCCGAAACCTTCTTCATCGACAAGGAAGGGGTTGTCCGCTACAAACAGGCGGGAATGCTGACACCCGAGATTTTGTGGGAGCAGGCGGAGGCGATTCAGGAGTTAAAATGAATGAGCCGGCCTCAATGATTTTCTTTCGGTTTCGTCGGAACTCGCGATCTTTTTATCGCCACTCGGTTTGTTTATTGGGCTCAAGTTTGGACCGATTGGCGATTGCATTTCGGTGTGCTCAAACATGCCGACGAAACCTCAAGAAAACCCTGAGGCCGGCTCATTTTTTAATTCTCGCCGGCCTCTTTTTTTTCCTTGCCTGCGCCCCGGCAAAGGAGACCACGGAAGACCGCATTCAGCGGCTGGGGGGGGAGCTTCGCTGTCCGGTCTGCAGGGGCGTCCCCATCTCGGAATCTCCCGCCGCCCTCGCCAAGGAAATGATGGATACCCTTAAAGAACAGGCAGAAAAAGGAAAAAGTGATGAAGAGATTTTGAAATTTTTTGAAGAGCGCTACGGCGAGTGGGTTCTCCTGAAGCCCAAACCGGAAGGGATGAATTTGATGGTATGGATTTTGCCGGCGCTGGCCCTTGTGGGGGGAGCGGTGTTTATCATCACTTGGGTCAAGAAAGGAAAAATATGAACATCGGAACTCTCATTGGTTTTGTCTGCGTCATCGCCCTTCTGGGCGCCTCCATTTTCCTGGCCCTGCTGGACCGGAAGGAAAAGAGAAAGCCACGGGGTGGCGAGGGAAATCCGGAAAAGACGCGCTTTCTTTCAAAAATGGCCCTGGGGCTTTTTCTGGCCTCTTTTATCGGGGGGGTTGTCGTGACGCTGACGGCGGGGATTCGGACCCGGGAAGAGGGGGGAATCATCAGCGGAAAAATGATGGGAGGCCGCGCCGGTTCGGAAATGCCCCCGATGGCCGGTGGTGGGCCAATGACTTCAATCGGCGAGATCAACGAGAATGAATTCAACGCCCTGGTCGAAAAGGTGGAAAACAATCCCCATGACGTCAAATCGCTGGAACGGCTGGGGCATCTGTATCTGCAAATGCAGGATTTCGAAAATGTCTTCCGGTTGAGCCACGAGGCGGTTCAGGCGGACCCAAAAAGCGTGGAATCCCGCGTCCACCTGGGAATGGCCTTGAACGCGATGGGGGATATGGAGTCGGCCATGCGCCAGTTCGATCAGGCGCTGGCCCTCGATTCCAAAAACACGGAGGCCCTTTTGTTCAAGGGGATTGTCCAGTTTCAGGGAGTGGGTGACCTCGAGGGGGCCAAAAAGACGTGGGATCAATTCATGAAAGAAGCAAAACCGGATGATCCCGGCAGGGCCCGTGTCACCGCCTTTCTTCAGATGATCGAGGCCCAGCTCGGAAAAAAGTAGGATCGACTTAAAACTGCCGCCAAAAATCCTCGTGCCTTATCCCCCCCGTAGATTGAATGCGTCGATAGGCCGCATCGATTATTTTTCTGAATTTGGGGGTCAGCGCCAGCACCAGCCGCTCCAAATCATCCTCATTTTCGGGAACGGCCGCCAAAAGGGCTCTTGGATGGCCGTTCTTTGTGACAATAACGGGGCCCTTTTGCGTCAGATTGATGTAATTGCTAAGCCTGGTTTTCACATCGGCCAGCGGAGCTATCTTCATAATGCGACCTCCTCTTTTCCAATGATCAATTTGTCCCTTTTCTTGACTCCGATCGCCAAAATATAAACCTCTTTTTTGACATTGTCCGTCCGGTAAAAAACCCTGAACTCATTCCGCGCGCCGCACCGCAACTCCCAACCCATGTCAAACAGCGATGAACCGACAAGAGGTTTCCTGTTTTTGGCCTCTTTTTCCGGCTCGAAGGAAAGCATCTCCTCGACCGATCTCCGAATCAGAGAGCGGCATTTCTTCGGAATACAGGACAAATGGACCGCCACTTCCGCATCGTAAATCAGGTCGAAGCCCCTCCGCGCCATTTGACTATAATTATAGTCTAAATATTTTTTTTGTCAAAAGATAAGTCGTGGCCAGGTAATACCACTGTTTTGCCCTTCTCCGTTTACCATTATGACGAGAATCATGTTTTCTTGGGCCGGATTTTGGTATATGGAAGACGGGTGCTGTGGTTGGATTATTTAGTCAACAAACCAAAAGGAGACTGAAAGCTATGAAGAAAATTGCTGTTGTTTCGCTTATGGCCGCTGTTGTTTCTTTGGCCTGGATTTCCGGCGTCATGGCCGATGGAAAGGCCGACTACGAAGCCAAGTGCGCCAGTTGCCACGGCGCCGACGGGAAAGGAAAGGCCGCCATGGCCACAGCCATGAAGGTCGATCCTTCAGCCATGGATCTGACAAAGCCGGGCATCGATTGCGTCAAGGTTGTGACTGAAGGAAAGGGAAAGATGCCCTCCTACAAGGACAAGGGCATCGACATCGCGGCTGTCTGCGCCGCCGTTCCGAAGTAAATCCACTCTATGAAAACGGTTCCGACGGCCTTCTTTTATTTAAGCCGCCGGGGGAAAATCCTCGTCGTCATCGCCATGTTATTGGTGATGGGGGCGGGGGTTTTTGCTTATCGGGGTTACCGTTATGTTCAGCACGATCCCCGTTTCTGCCGATCGTGCCACATCATGGAGGAACCGTTTCAAAAATGGTCCACCTCACCCCATCACCTTGTCGACTGTCATCAATGCCACCAGCAGGGAACCGGGGAAAAACTCCGGCAGGCCTGGTTTTACATCACCCGGAGGCCCGACAAGGTTGTTCATCATCCTGAACTAAACCACACCGTCTGCGCCCAGTGCCATTTAAGCGATGACCCTCAGTGGAAGCGGGTGGGAAAAACGGCGGGGCATCAGGTGCATTTCAAAAAGGCAAAAATTGAGTGTATCGACTGTCATCTGGGAGGGGTGCATAAATTCCTAAGACCGGTGGATTCCTGCATCAAGTGTCACACCGACAAAACAGAGGGCCCCGGCAAAAAAATGGCCTTCCTGCACTGCACCGACTGTCACAACTTTCTGGCCGAAAAGGAGGGGCTGACGCCCGACCGGGCAACCTGTCTGGGATGTCATCAAAAAATCAGGGTGGGGGAGGAGTCGTTTCCGGCTGATGCCCCCATGTCGTCATTCGACTGCGCCGTTTGTCACAAGCCGCATGAAAAATTAAGACCCGACCAGGAGGTGTGCCTGACCTGTCATGCGGATGTCGCCCCGCCGCATCACGAAATGGGCCCCAACGCCTCCTGCACCGAATGCCACAAATCCCACCGGTGGAAGGTGCGGCAGGAGAGCTGATGTTTATCATATACACAATTCCCGGGGAGGATTAAGGATTAGGGTATGGCGAAAGTGGGCGCCCGAATCATCCTTGTTTTTTCGGCGGTTTTTCTTTTCCCCCCGACGGGAACCGCCGCCAACAACTGCGTGGAGTGCCATCAGAAACTCCTCCCCTCGGTGAACCGGGCGCACGACTACGCGGAGTGGGTGGGTTCGCGTCATGCCGAAAAGGGGATCACCTGCGAGATGTGCCACGGGGGAAATCCGGCAAAGACCGACGTTCCTTCCGCCCATAAGGGGATTCTCAAATCAAGCAGTCCGCAAAGCCCGCTCTATTTCAACCGGATTCCCGAGACCTGCGGCCGGTGCCACTCCGCCGAACTGGCTGAATTCAAAAAAAGCTACCACTACCGCGAACTGCAAAGGACGGGGCAGGGGCCCAACTGCGTCACCTGCCATGGCGCCATGGCTGCCCGCATTCCGGAGCCAGCCCAGCTGAAGGAAACCTGCTCCGTCTGTCACAAGGAACGACCAGTCGCAGACGAGGCGTTGGTGACGCTCAACCTCGCGAATCAGGCCGTGGAAAATCTCGACAAAGCCGTTGATGTAGCCCGAAAGGCGGGAAAAGAAGCCGGCCCCGCCGGGAATGCGCAAAAGACGCTCCAAAACCGCCTGTCAAAATTGAAAACGGGATGGCATTCATTTATCCTGGCCCCTCTCGCGAAGGAGGCCCGGCAGATCGCCGACGCCGCCCGCGAGGAAGAGGAGCGTCTGCGCCTCACCACGGGAACCGAGGGAAAATAATGGATATCGACCGCCGAAATTTTTTGAAACAGGGCATCTTTATCATGGGAGGCCTCATCACCGCGGGTATTGGCATTCCGGCCACCACCTATTTTCTGGCCCCCCTCTGGCACAAAGAGGAGGAAGACTGGATCGAAGCGGGGACGGTCGCCGACTTTCCCATCGGTGAACCCTTCAAGATTGATTTTGTCCAGCGAAAACACGACGGCTGGATGACGGTGGAAGGACGATCCAGCGCCTGGGCCGTGACCTCCGACGGAAAACAGTTCACCGTTTTCGACCCGCGTTGCACGCATCTCGGATGCCCCTACCGGTGGGACACGGAGAAGAAAAAATTTCTCTGTCCCTGCCACAACGCCGTTTTCAGCATCACGGGCGAGGTTTTGGCGGGGCCGCCCCCCCGGCCTCTTGACCATCTTCCGGCAAAGGTGGCGGGGGGAAAGCTGTTGATCAAGCCGGCGGAAAAAAAGGAAGAAGGATGATCTCCCGACTGATAAACTGGCTCGATGAAAGAATCGAGATCTTAAACATCAAAAAAACCCTTTTCGACCGGCTGATCCCCAAAGGGGTGGGGTGGCCCTATGTGCTGGGAAGCGTCAGCCTCTTTCTCTTCACCCTTCAGGTGGTCACCGGAATTCTTCTCGCGATGAACTATTCCCCTTCGCCGGAGCATGCCCATGCCTCTGTCGCCTACATCATGCAGAAGATTCCGATGGGGAAGGTGGTGCGCGGCCTCCACCACTGGGGGGCCTCCTTCATGGTGGTGGCGGTAACCCTTCACCTCCTTCGCACCTTCTTTTACGGCGCCTACAAATATCCGCGGGAGCTGACCTGGATAACCGGCCTCTTCATCTGGCTTTTGGTTCTCGGTTTCGGGTTTACCGGTTACCTTCTCCCGTGGGACCAGAAGGCCTACTGGGCCACCATGGTGGGAACCAATATCGCCTCGCAGGCCCCCCTCCTTGGGCCGGCCATCGCCAAGGTACTGCGCGGGGGAGAGGCGCTGGGGGCGGTCACTCTGACCCGCTTTTACGCCTTTCATGTCCTCCTCCTGCCGGCGCTGATCGTTCTCTTGCTCGCCGTTCATCTTTGTCTGGTGGTCCGGCTGGGGATTTCCGCCCCTCCGGAAAAGGAAAAAAAGCCATGACCCCTCCCGACTGGAAGGAAAAAATCCGCCGGCGATATGAGGAACTCAAAAAAGCGGGGAAACCGTTTTTTCCGGACATCATTTTCAAGGACACCGTCGCCGTTCTTCTGGTGCTGGCCGCCCTCGTGATTGTTGTTTTGGTTGTTCCCGCCCCGCTCGAGGAAATTGCCGATCCCACCGACAACACCTATAACCCGCGTCCCGACTGGTATTTTCTCTTCCTGTTTCAGGCCTTGAAACTGTTTCCCGGCTCTCTCGAGGCGGTGGCCGCCATTATTCTTCCCACACTGGTTCTCCTATTTCTTCTGTTCCTCCCTTTTATCGACCGCAGCCCCAAACGTCATCCTTTCGACAGGCCGATTTTGACCTTCGCCGGACTGGCGGCCATTGCGGTGGTGGCAACGCTCACCTATGCCGGTCTCAAATCGCCGCTCCTTAACCCGGTGGTGCCGAAAGATGCCATGGTGCTGGCAGGTCAGCAGCTCTATCAGAACCTGCACTGTTCCTATTGTCACAGCATCAACGGCAGAGGGGGCCTCTTCGCCCCCGACCTCTCCACGGTGGGGGCGCGCCGCGATGCCAGGTGGCTGGCCGAACATTTTCGCGACCCCCAGGCGGTCTCTCCCCATTCGCTCATGCCCCGCTTGAATCTCCTGCCGGAGGAAACCGATCAGCTGGTGGCTTTTATGGGCACTTTGGGCGGAAGCGGGCCGTTCACCGAAGAAGCCCCAAAATTGTTCGCCGAACATTGCGGTGCCTGCCACAATTTGGACGGCCAAGGGGGAGATACCGGCCCCGAGCTGACCACCATCCGTACCTACCGCGACAAGGGAACCGTTTATACCTACATCCGGGATCCCTCCTCCATGAACCCCGGCTCGATCATGCCCGGTTTTCAAAACGCCTTAACCGATGCGCAAATCGAGGACCTTT comes from the Deltaproteobacteria bacterium genome and includes:
- a CDS encoding NapC/NirT family cytochrome c → MKTVPTAFFYLSRRGKILVVIAMLLVMGAGVFAYRGYRYVQHDPRFCRSCHIMEEPFQKWSTSPHHLVDCHQCHQQGTGEKLRQAWFYITRRPDKVVHHPELNHTVCAQCHLSDDPQWKRVGKTAGHQVHFKKAKIECIDCHLGGVHKFLRPVDSCIKCHTDKTEGPGKKMAFLHCTDCHNFLAEKEGLTPDRATCLGCHQKIRVGEESFPADAPMSSFDCAVCHKPHEKLRPDQEVCLTCHADVAPPHHEMGPNASCTECHKSHRWKVRQES
- a CDS encoding type II toxin-antitoxin system RelE/ParE family toxin, with translation MARRGFDLIYDAEVAVHLSCIPKKCRSLIRRSVEEMLSFEPEKEAKNRKPLVGSSLFDMGWELRCGARNEFRVFYRTDNVKKEVYILAIGVKKRDKLIIGKEEVAL
- a CDS encoding type II toxin-antitoxin system Phd/YefM family antitoxin; this translates as MKIAPLADVKTRLSNYINLTQKGPVIVTKNGHPRALLAAVPENEDDLERLVLALTPKFRKIIDAAYRRIQSTGGIRHEDFWRQF
- the ccsA gene encoding cytochrome c biogenesis protein CcsA, giving the protein MGWGGYWAWDPVENASLLPWLTGTALVHSVMVQEKRKLLPVWNLTLAIVTFLLTLLGTFLTRSGVLDSVHSFTESAIGPWFLIFTGAVLAISVGLLLWRAPFFKPAGRQSGSSRFENLLSLEVLFLFNNLLFVSFCFVVFLGTWYPLVVEALQGKRISVGQPYFNQMSVPITCMILLVLGIGLLTPWRKGDPKKIRTSAKLPALLSAVVTLVAWILGARSPLIAGMIGLCGFAFFVMLLEVIRLSKTRSPLALLVDNPRRYGGFVSHLGALMVVIGVAFSAIYETDREITLKKGESAAVGNYELVFEEVVSRDTPQRYEVRARVDVTHNGKIKRVMTPQMNYYPNSREPVATPAIRSNLLRDIYLTLIQVEENGSRASLRVIIAPGVSWIWIGGFVVMLGGLLALSFGRKKV
- a CDS encoding Rieske (2Fe-2S) protein — encoded protein: MDIDRRNFLKQGIFIMGGLITAGIGIPATTYFLAPLWHKEEEDWIEAGTVADFPIGEPFKIDFVQRKHDGWMTVEGRSSAWAVTSDGKQFTVFDPRCTHLGCPYRWDTEKKKFLCPCHNAVFSITGEVLAGPPPRPLDHLPAKVAGGKLLIKPAEKKEEG
- a CDS encoding redoxin domain-containing protein, which encodes MKKLILFVVLVAPIVALLYFSLTRDPRELPSALIGKPAPDFLLSDLDGKRVALSSLKGKPVILNFWSTWCGPCLGEHRLIRQAARAMEPKGMLFYSILYEDTPENAKQFIARYGKAAPVLLDPELRTAVDYGVAGVPETFFIDKEGVVRYKQAGMLTPEILWEQAEAIQELK
- a CDS encoding cytochrome c-type biogenesis protein CcmH, with translation MAIAFRCAQTCRRNLKKTLRPAHFLILAGLFFFLACAPAKETTEDRIQRLGGELRCPVCRGVPISESPAALAKEMMDTLKEQAEKGKSDEEILKFFEERYGEWVLLKPKPEGMNLMVWILPALALVGGAVFIITWVKKGKI
- the ccsA gene encoding cytochrome c biogenesis protein CcsA; its protein translation is MMMNSEIIMSPVIYIGNISIALAIGLSLFGIIVYYTARRIDSSNSAALGRAAIYGNFVLMTVANLAMVYALLSDDFGVSYVAHVGARETPRWVSAISLWSSLEGSILFWGFLLSAYSAVCVYLYREKEEKLLCWTGLTLLAVQLFFYLLLAFPANPFGTVFPVPENGPGPNPLLQNHWLMAIHPPCLYMGYIGFTIPFAFAIAALLEKDLSGAWLPLTRKWTLFAWSFQSLAIMLGAW
- a CDS encoding c-type cytochrome — protein: MKKIAVVSLMAAVVSLAWISGVMADGKADYEAKCASCHGADGKGKAAMATAMKVDPSAMDLTKPGIDCVKVVTEGKGKMPSYKDKGIDIAAVCAAVPK